Proteins found in one Amycolatopsis umgeniensis genomic segment:
- the cydB gene encoding cytochrome d ubiquinol oxidase subunit II translates to MTLETIWFCVIALFWLGYLFLEGFDFGVGMLMPVLAKDNTERRVMVNTIGPVWDGNEVWLIVAGGAMFAAFPGWYASLFSAAYLPLLVVLLALIGRGVAFEYRGKVDSDRWRRNWDRVIGIGSWIPPFGVGLLLATTVLGLPLDADGNRVGGPFAAIGLETLLGAVAVVGFSLVHGAAFLALKTEGDLRHRARNLATRLLPVALLPLLAFLIVVQLRSGDLWTLLLIGIAVVAAVLAWFRIRAGREGQAFAALGGVIAASAVAIFVALYPNVLPSTVDPANTLTIAGEASSPYTLTVMTWVALFGAPAVLIYQGWTYWVFRKRIGTRHIPPVHAP, encoded by the coding sequence ATGACCCTCGAAACGATCTGGTTCTGCGTCATCGCCCTGTTCTGGCTCGGCTACCTCTTCCTCGAGGGCTTCGACTTCGGCGTCGGCATGCTCATGCCCGTCCTCGCGAAGGACAACACCGAGCGCCGCGTCATGGTCAACACGATCGGCCCGGTCTGGGACGGCAACGAGGTCTGGCTGATCGTCGCGGGCGGCGCGATGTTCGCCGCGTTCCCCGGTTGGTACGCGTCGCTGTTCTCGGCCGCGTACCTTCCGCTCCTGGTCGTCCTGCTCGCCCTCATCGGCCGCGGCGTCGCGTTCGAATATCGCGGCAAGGTCGACTCCGACCGCTGGCGCCGCAACTGGGACCGCGTCATCGGGATCGGCTCGTGGATCCCGCCGTTCGGCGTCGGCCTGCTCCTCGCGACCACCGTCCTCGGCCTCCCGCTCGACGCCGACGGCAACCGGGTCGGCGGACCGTTCGCCGCCATCGGCCTCGAAACGCTGCTCGGCGCGGTCGCGGTCGTCGGGTTCTCGCTGGTCCACGGCGCCGCGTTCCTCGCGCTCAAAACCGAAGGCGACCTTCGCCACCGGGCGCGGAACCTGGCCACGCGCCTGCTCCCGGTCGCTCTCCTGCCGTTGCTCGCGTTCCTCATCGTCGTGCAGCTGCGCTCGGGTGACCTGTGGACGCTGCTCCTGATCGGCATCGCCGTCGTCGCCGCGGTCCTCGCCTGGTTCCGCATCCGCGCGGGCCGGGAAGGGCAGGCGTTCGCCGCGCTCGGCGGGGTCATCGCGGCTTCCGCCGTCGCGATCTTCGTCGCGCTCTACCCGAACGTTCTTCCGTCCACTGTGGACCCGGCGAACACGTTGACGATCGCCGGTGAGGCATCGAGCCCGTACACCCTGACGGTGATGACGTGGGTCGCGCTGTTCGGCGCCCCCGCCGTCCTGATCTACCAGGGCTGGACGTACTGGGTGTTCCGCAAGCGCATCGGCACCCGGCACATCCCACCGGTGCACGCACCATGA
- the cydC gene encoding thiol reductant ABC exporter subunit CydC, with protein sequence MTELPGRDTLSAKESTMDPARPGKGPLGALAPLSKAARRALILSGILAFVNAVLLVGQAFLLADVLSAVVRGTPGDRTAQLAVLLALVAGRALTGWAVRAVSARAAARAKEELRAKALDHALKLGPEWIARRGHGELTSLTTKGLDALDAYFTQYLPALVTAAIVPLAAGAAILVADWPSAALVVITVPLVPLFAILIGKHTAERVAEAADAEQRLSGHLLELVRALPILSAFRRAEAQAETVRKISERHRRTTLKTLKVAFASAFALELIATLSVALVAVVIGVRLVSGELPLAIGLGVLILVPECYQPLRAVGAAFHASEDGVEAVRRVADVLAEPLPLRGSETPAKGEIQVGGLRVARRGGFAPDGETFSVRPGELTWLRAPSGGGKSTTLAVLLGFVQAHDGSITVGGTDLADADLARWRENVAWVPQSPVFGGGTVRDEVGDDGILGELGLDGLAERPVSKLSQGQRQRVAVARALVRIRSGAWLLLLDEPTAHLDEVNAGLVMAAVAKAVDNGAAAIIAAHERTAAIDMSTVPRVDIGTTEEARTTRPVPWRALLRPRFFGGALLGAAALLAGVALTALSGWLIAKASQQPPILTLTVMIVGVRTFGLGRAGLRYLERLVTHDAAFRIAGSLRVRLWESLVRLGPARALRAGEEQRRLVGDTDTVRDLLPRVLTPLVVVALVAAGAVAVQAAVLPEAGLALAAAVVVSAFAPLLALRAERRATSALAAGRRSVSAQVLSLFEAAAELIAYGVDKERRRRIAKIDAELTAEARRQAFGAGAADALIILATGAATVVSTGFAVSAVAAGALNPVLAPVVALVPLALAEVLSLLPQAAQHWDTLRQARLRLAACGERESRDVKPSSGTGGVRIRNADLGWPGTAHPVLTGVDLDIEPGTHVAVIGPSGAGKSTLVAALLGFLEPGKGDVDAPENVAWAPQEPMLVSTTVAENLRLAKPTASEADLRKALYQAVLEDVELTTMLDSAGAGLSGGQAQRLALARAMLGAARADLVLLDEPTAHLDEPTARTVRERLGEALAGKTVVHVTHNAAEADGADVILEVREGRVTTRVLAGAD encoded by the coding sequence ATGACCGAACTTCCCGGCCGCGACACCCTTTCCGCCAAGGAGTCCACAATGGACCCAGCGCGACCGGGGAAGGGTCCGCTCGGCGCGCTCGCTCCGCTTTCGAAGGCGGCGCGCCGGGCGTTGATCCTCAGCGGGATCCTCGCCTTCGTCAACGCGGTATTGCTGGTGGGACAGGCGTTCCTGCTGGCCGACGTCCTCTCCGCGGTCGTCCGCGGAACACCGGGGGACCGCACCGCCCAGCTGGCCGTGCTGCTCGCGCTCGTCGCAGGGCGCGCGTTGACCGGCTGGGCGGTGCGGGCGGTCTCCGCCCGCGCGGCGGCACGCGCGAAGGAAGAATTGCGCGCCAAGGCCCTCGACCACGCGCTGAAACTCGGCCCGGAATGGATCGCACGTCGCGGTCACGGTGAGCTGACATCGTTGACCACCAAGGGGCTCGACGCGCTCGACGCCTACTTCACCCAGTACCTCCCGGCGCTGGTGACGGCCGCGATCGTGCCACTCGCCGCGGGCGCCGCGATCCTGGTCGCCGACTGGCCCTCGGCCGCGCTCGTCGTGATCACCGTGCCGCTGGTGCCGCTGTTCGCCATCCTGATCGGCAAGCACACCGCCGAGCGCGTCGCCGAGGCCGCCGACGCCGAACAGCGGTTGTCGGGACATCTGCTGGAACTCGTCCGCGCGCTGCCGATCCTCAGCGCGTTCCGCCGCGCCGAGGCGCAGGCCGAGACGGTCCGGAAGATCTCCGAACGTCATCGCCGCACGACGCTCAAGACCCTGAAAGTCGCGTTCGCGTCGGCGTTCGCGCTGGAACTCATCGCGACCCTGTCGGTCGCGCTGGTCGCGGTCGTCATCGGTGTCCGGCTGGTCTCCGGCGAACTGCCGCTGGCCATCGGACTCGGCGTGCTGATCCTCGTGCCGGAGTGCTACCAGCCGTTGCGCGCGGTCGGCGCCGCGTTCCACGCCAGCGAAGACGGCGTCGAGGCCGTTCGCCGGGTCGCGGACGTCCTCGCGGAACCCTTGCCGCTCCGCGGATCCGAGACACCGGCCAAGGGCGAGATCCAGGTCGGCGGACTGCGCGTCGCGAGGCGCGGCGGCTTCGCGCCCGACGGTGAGACGTTCTCCGTCCGTCCAGGCGAACTGACCTGGTTGCGCGCGCCCAGCGGCGGCGGTAAATCGACGACGCTGGCCGTGCTGCTCGGCTTCGTGCAGGCCCACGACGGGTCGATCACCGTCGGTGGCACCGACCTCGCCGACGCCGACCTCGCACGCTGGCGCGAGAACGTCGCCTGGGTGCCGCAGTCGCCGGTGTTCGGCGGGGGCACGGTCCGCGACGAGGTCGGCGACGACGGCATCCTCGGCGAGCTCGGGCTCGACGGCCTGGCCGAGCGGCCGGTTTCGAAGCTGTCGCAAGGACAACGCCAGCGGGTCGCGGTGGCGCGGGCGCTGGTGCGGATCCGGTCGGGCGCGTGGCTGCTCCTGCTCGACGAGCCCACCGCCCACCTCGACGAGGTCAACGCCGGACTCGTCATGGCCGCCGTCGCCAAGGCCGTCGACAACGGCGCCGCCGCGATCATCGCCGCACACGAACGCACGGCGGCCATCGATATGTCGACAGTGCCCAGGGTCGACATCGGGACCACCGAAGAAGCGCGAACGACAAGGCCGGTGCCGTGGCGCGCCCTGCTGCGACCCAGGTTCTTCGGTGGAGCCCTGCTCGGCGCCGCCGCTTTGCTCGCCGGGGTCGCGCTGACCGCGCTCTCGGGCTGGCTCATCGCCAAGGCGTCGCAACAGCCGCCGATCCTGACCTTGACGGTGATGATCGTCGGAGTGCGGACGTTCGGTCTCGGCCGCGCCGGGCTGCGGTATCTCGAGCGGCTGGTCACGCACGACGCCGCGTTCCGGATCGCCGGGAGCCTGCGGGTCCGGCTGTGGGAGTCGCTGGTGCGGCTCGGACCGGCACGCGCGCTCCGGGCCGGTGAGGAGCAGCGGCGGCTGGTCGGCGACACCGACACCGTGCGCGATCTGCTTCCCCGGGTGCTCACGCCGCTGGTCGTGGTCGCGCTGGTGGCCGCGGGCGCCGTCGCGGTCCAGGCCGCCGTCCTGCCCGAAGCCGGGCTCGCGCTGGCCGCGGCCGTCGTGGTGAGCGCGTTCGCGCCGCTGCTCGCGCTCCGGGCGGAACGGCGCGCGACCAGCGCGCTGGCCGCTGGACGGCGTTCGGTGTCGGCGCAGGTGCTGAGCCTGTTCGAAGCCGCCGCCGAGCTGATCGCGTACGGGGTCGACAAAGAGCGACGTCGCCGAATCGCCAAGATCGACGCCGAGCTGACCGCCGAAGCGCGGCGACAGGCTTTCGGCGCCGGCGCGGCCGACGCCCTGATCATCCTGGCGACGGGTGCCGCCACCGTCGTGAGCACCGGGTTCGCCGTGAGCGCCGTCGCCGCCGGCGCGCTGAACCCGGTTCTCGCCCCGGTGGTCGCCCTGGTGCCGCTCGCGCTGGCGGAGGTGCTCTCCCTTCTTCCGCAGGCCGCGCAGCACTGGGACACCCTTCGCCAGGCCCGTCTGCGCCTCGCCGCGTGCGGTGAGAGGGAATCTCGAGACGTGAAACCCTCTTCCGGCACCGGCGGGGTGCGGATCCGGAACGCGGACCTCGGCTGGCCCGGTACGGCGCACCCGGTTCTCACCGGTGTCGACCTGGACATCGAGCCCGGTACGCACGTCGCCGTCATCGGCCCGAGCGGCGCCGGGAAGTCGACGCTCGTGGCGGCCCTGCTCGGTTTCCTCGAGCCGGGCAAGGGTGACGTCGACGCTCCCGAGAACGTCGCCTGGGCGCCGCAAGAACCGATGCTCGTCTCGACCACCGTCGCCGAGAACCTGCGCCTGGCCAAGCCGACGGCGTCCGAGGCCGACCTGCGAAAAGCCTTGTACCAAGCCGTTCTCGAAGACGTCGAGCTCACCACGATGCTGGACAGCGCGGGCGCCGGGCTGTCGGGCGGGCAGGCGCAGCGGCTCGCGCTCGCGCGCGCCATGCTCGGCGCCGCGCGAGCCGATCTCGTCCTCCTCGACGAGCCCACCGCGCACCTCGACGAACCGACCGCCCGCACCGTCCGCGAACGGCTCGGCGAGGCGCTCGCCGGGAAGACCGTCGTCCACGTCACGCACAACGCCGCCGAGGCGGACGGCGCCGACGTGATCCTGGAGGTACGAGAGGGCCGCGTCACAACGCGCGTACTGGCCGGAGCGGACTAA
- a CDS encoding GAF domain-containing sensor histidine kinase, translating into MDPTLAARALSAATEITGTALSGDDPGDVLETVVARAVELAEADLGLVMVRADDGQVVVEAVHGASTKGLRGLAFAADSAAGQVARGGEPVVSEDFTVDPRTAPFVPPELQDFGPFAASAFGAGGRVLGALTVYRRHGGAPFSASTVEVLTAFAAQAGVVLALAEGANARHRVTLYQERERIARELHDVIVQRLYGAGMQLDRVRKNMRKRFAQADGVRLSEAIDQLDQTIEEIRGTVRALRSPEPANETVTATDLAESARGEVRIAGELLGYPPTLELSGELADIPAEQADHIRAALREALSNVVRHSGASETRVTLSRDAEGVKLRVRDNGSGVPQGVAKRGLRHLDERATTSGGRFSINSSPSLGTLVAFDVPLDQTV; encoded by the coding sequence ATGGATCCCACGCTTGCCGCGCGCGCCTTGTCCGCCGCCACCGAGATCACCGGCACCGCCCTGTCCGGCGACGATCCGGGTGACGTGCTGGAGACCGTGGTCGCCCGCGCCGTCGAACTGGCCGAGGCCGACCTCGGTCTCGTCATGGTGCGCGCGGACGACGGCCAGGTCGTCGTCGAGGCGGTGCACGGAGCCAGTACGAAAGGCCTTCGGGGGCTGGCGTTCGCCGCCGATTCCGCCGCCGGACAGGTCGCCCGCGGCGGTGAACCGGTCGTCAGCGAGGACTTCACCGTCGATCCCCGCACGGCGCCGTTCGTGCCACCGGAACTGCAGGACTTCGGCCCGTTCGCGGCGTCGGCGTTCGGCGCGGGCGGACGCGTCCTCGGCGCGCTCACCGTGTACCGCCGCCATGGTGGGGCCCCGTTCTCCGCCAGCACCGTCGAGGTGCTCACCGCCTTCGCGGCGCAGGCGGGCGTGGTGCTCGCGCTGGCGGAAGGGGCCAACGCCCGGCACCGCGTGACGCTTTACCAAGAGCGCGAACGCATCGCGCGCGAACTGCACGACGTCATCGTGCAGCGTCTCTACGGCGCGGGTATGCAACTCGACCGCGTCCGCAAGAACATGCGGAAGCGGTTCGCGCAGGCCGACGGCGTGCGGCTGTCCGAAGCGATCGACCAGCTCGATCAGACCATCGAAGAGATCCGCGGCACCGTGCGCGCGCTGCGCAGTCCGGAGCCCGCGAACGAGACGGTCACCGCCACCGACCTCGCCGAGTCCGCGCGCGGCGAGGTCCGCATCGCGGGCGAACTCCTCGGATACCCGCCGACCCTCGAACTGTCGGGAGAACTGGCCGACATCCCCGCCGAACAGGCGGACCACATCCGCGCCGCCCTTCGCGAAGCACTGTCCAATGTGGTCAGGCATTCCGGGGCGAGCGAGACCCGCGTGACGCTCAGCCGTGATGCGGAAGGCGTCAAACTTCGCGTGCGGGACAACGGATCCGGGGTTCCGCAGGGGGTCGCCAAACGCGGTCTCCGTCATCTCGACGAACGCGCGACGACGTCCGGTGGGCGCTTCTCGATCAATTCTTCGCCGAGTTTGGGGACTTTGGTCGCTTTCGACGTTCCGCTCGATCAAACCGTGTGA
- a CDS encoding excalibur calcium-binding domain-containing protein → MSSVRRALGTAVILAGFSLFGPASVAFALAEAPAVADLNCKRDFKYQEDAQAVLDQDRSDPHNLDDDDDGIACETLPKRGTAPTKTIKPGLPPVVTETKPAQFDDKDCADFPSQAAAQAELKKNPRDPHKLDGDHDGYACESRFGEPKKSGQVKVKPVGGVATGGGETAEPNGGLLEIGAVALTGAALLTATAAGASLVLRRRADR, encoded by the coding sequence ATGTCCTCGGTTCGTCGCGCCCTCGGCACGGCTGTGATCCTGGCCGGGTTCTCCTTGTTCGGCCCCGCTTCCGTCGCGTTCGCGCTGGCCGAGGCACCCGCGGTCGCCGACCTGAATTGCAAGCGTGACTTCAAGTACCAGGAAGACGCACAGGCAGTGCTCGACCAAGACCGGTCTGATCCGCACAATCTGGATGACGACGACGACGGAATCGCGTGCGAAACGCTGCCGAAGCGCGGAACGGCGCCGACCAAAACGATCAAGCCCGGTCTCCCACCGGTCGTCACGGAAACGAAACCCGCGCAATTCGACGACAAGGACTGCGCCGATTTCCCCTCGCAGGCCGCGGCACAGGCCGAGCTCAAGAAGAACCCGCGTGACCCGCACAAGCTCGACGGCGACCACGACGGGTACGCCTGCGAATCCCGCTTCGGCGAGCCCAAGAAATCCGGGCAGGTGAAGGTCAAGCCCGTCGGCGGTGTCGCGACCGGCGGCGGGGAGACCGCCGAACCCAACGGTGGTCTCCTGGAGATCGGCGCGGTCGCGCTGACCGGAGCGGCCCTGCTGACCGCGACGGCGGCGGGCGCGTCCCTCGTTCTCCGGCGGCGTGCCGACCGATGA
- a CDS encoding class F sortase codes for MTKASWRRWPFPLVIGTLIGVALAAVLTACAVPQPGQITSPAAPSTVSVTAPTATAAPPLGPSKPVTLEIPAIGVRTGEIVDLGLTGDGSLQVPSDAITTGWFTGGPAPGELGPAVLAGHVDYKKVPGIFVRLKELKIGDEAVVHRQDGVDAVFTVYAVERHPKASFPTEKVYGDTTGPELRLITCGGDFDSSTGNYLDNVVAYAKLTRA; via the coding sequence ATGACGAAGGCTTCCTGGCGCCGATGGCCGTTTCCACTGGTCATCGGCACGCTCATCGGGGTGGCGCTCGCGGCCGTACTGACCGCTTGCGCCGTTCCACAGCCGGGCCAGATCACGTCTCCGGCGGCGCCGTCCACGGTGTCCGTGACGGCCCCTACGGCGACCGCGGCCCCTCCGCTCGGACCCTCGAAACCGGTGACGCTCGAGATCCCGGCGATCGGGGTCCGCACCGGCGAGATCGTCGACCTCGGCCTGACCGGGGACGGCAGCCTGCAGGTGCCGTCCGACGCGATCACCACCGGCTGGTTCACCGGCGGTCCGGCACCCGGCGAGCTCGGGCCCGCCGTGCTCGCCGGACACGTCGACTACAAGAAGGTCCCCGGAATCTTCGTCCGGCTCAAGGAGCTGAAGATCGGCGACGAAGCCGTCGTGCATCGCCAGGACGGGGTTGACGCGGTGTTCACCGTGTACGCCGTCGAGCGGCACCCGAAGGCGTCCTTCCCCACGGAGAAGGTCTACGGCGACACGACCGGACCGGAACTGCGCCTGATCACCTGCGGCGGGGACTTCGACTCCTCGACCGGCAACTACCTCGACAACGTCGTCGCCTACGCGAAACTGACCCGCGCTTAG
- a CDS encoding histidine phosphatase family protein, whose translation MRTVHVVTHPESTHHVDRLVGGWFDAELTPGGERAAVAIAESLRAKVPEDVEIYASDLRRTARTAELIGERLGVTPVLDRRLREKSYGEAGGRPQEWLDRRFVPPPATGERLGHDEGIPGAETKGAMAARVYAAMDSILESPREHQIIVTHGGALTFVIAAWIRMPLESAGYVDFRGAPGSVTVLREDDYFHNRQVVTLAGK comes from the coding sequence ATGCGCACGGTTCACGTCGTCACCCATCCGGAATCCACCCACCACGTCGATCGCCTGGTCGGCGGCTGGTTCGACGCCGAACTCACCCCCGGCGGCGAACGCGCGGCCGTCGCCATCGCGGAGTCGCTGCGCGCGAAGGTGCCGGAAGACGTGGAGATCTACGCCTCCGACCTGCGCCGCACCGCGCGGACGGCGGAACTGATCGGCGAGCGGCTCGGCGTGACACCGGTCCTGGACCGGCGGCTGCGCGAGAAGTCGTACGGGGAGGCCGGGGGCAGACCGCAAGAGTGGCTGGACCGCCGGTTCGTCCCGCCACCGGCGACCGGCGAACGGCTGGGGCACGACGAGGGGATCCCCGGCGCGGAAACCAAGGGTGCGATGGCCGCGCGGGTCTACGCGGCGATGGACTCGATCCTGGAGAGCCCCCGCGAGCACCAGATCATCGTGACGCACGGCGGCGCGCTCACCTTCGTCATCGCCGCGTGGATCCGGATGCCGCTCGAGTCGGCCGGGTACGTCGACTTCCGCGGTGCGCCCGGCAGCGTCACGGTGCTTCGTGAGGACGACTACTTTCACAACCGGCAGGTCGTGACTCTCGCCGGGAAATGA
- a CDS encoding haloacid dehalogenase-like hydrolase, which produces MPRFLRAVALAAAVAVVPVALPGAAAASTESRCPQLRLADHWYGDNAAKIQKVIDERGRCGGTHGERPVAVFDWDNTVIKNDISDQTVFWMIRHDKVLQPRNKDWRTTSRFMTAAGAAALGKACGTATPAGKPLPTSKNVACADELLSVRKNAKTSTGEEVFAGNNRRYMEAAYAWVAQINAGYRPDEVRAIARQARAAALLAPVGATQKVGSSTQVAWIRYYPEIKDLVTTLNKAGFSTWVVSASPKEFADVWGSAIGIPPSRTLGIYSQTTNGRINGHLEGCGGHADGADEIMTYIDGKRCYINERILGIRGAKAMEAAPAAKRQALAGGDATTDVTMLRDATGVRVTLNRNKDELMCRAYDNADGKWAVNPMFIEPFPALNRAYPCSTTAYENADGTHGPVLRDDGTIIPDQRDTVHP; this is translated from the coding sequence ATGCCGAGGTTCCTGCGAGCCGTGGCCCTTGCCGCCGCCGTGGCGGTCGTTCCGGTGGCCTTGCCGGGCGCGGCCGCCGCCTCGACCGAGTCGCGTTGTCCGCAGCTGCGGCTCGCCGACCACTGGTACGGCGACAACGCGGCGAAGATCCAGAAGGTCATCGACGAACGCGGCCGCTGCGGCGGGACGCACGGCGAGCGGCCGGTGGCGGTGTTCGACTGGGACAACACGGTCATCAAGAACGACATCTCCGACCAGACCGTCTTCTGGATGATCCGGCACGACAAGGTCCTGCAGCCGAGGAACAAGGACTGGCGCACGACCAGCCGGTTCATGACCGCCGCCGGGGCGGCCGCGCTCGGCAAGGCGTGCGGCACCGCGACCCCGGCCGGTAAACCACTGCCGACCAGCAAGAACGTCGCCTGCGCCGACGAGCTTCTTTCGGTGCGGAAGAACGCGAAGACGAGCACCGGCGAAGAGGTCTTCGCCGGGAACAACCGGCGCTACATGGAGGCGGCCTACGCCTGGGTCGCGCAGATCAACGCGGGCTACCGGCCCGACGAGGTCCGCGCGATCGCCCGTCAGGCCAGGGCGGCGGCGCTGCTGGCGCCGGTCGGAGCGACCCAGAAGGTCGGTTCGAGCACCCAGGTCGCGTGGATCCGGTACTACCCGGAGATCAAGGACCTGGTCACGACGCTGAACAAGGCCGGCTTCTCGACGTGGGTCGTTTCGGCCTCACCGAAGGAGTTCGCGGACGTCTGGGGTTCGGCGATCGGCATCCCGCCGAGCCGCACGCTGGGGATCTACTCGCAGACCACGAACGGCCGGATCAACGGGCACCTCGAAGGCTGCGGCGGGCACGCCGACGGCGCCGACGAGATCATGACCTACATCGACGGCAAGCGCTGCTACATCAACGAGCGGATCCTCGGGATCCGCGGCGCGAAGGCGATGGAAGCGGCACCGGCGGCCAAGCGGCAGGCGCTCGCGGGCGGTGACGCGACCACCGACGTCACGATGCTGCGCGACGCCACCGGAGTCCGCGTGACGCTCAACCGAAACAAGGACGAGCTGATGTGCCGCGCTTACGACAACGCGGACGGGAAGTGGGCGGTGAACCCGATGTTCATCGAGCCCTTCCCCGCGCTGAACCGCGCCTACCCGTGCTCGACGACGGCGTACGAGAACGCCGACGGCACGCACGGCCCGGTGCTGCGCGACGACGGCACGATCATCCCGGACCAGCGCGACACCGTGCACCCTTGA